The Neurospora crassa OR74A linkage group I, whole genome shotgun sequence genome segment ttgtccttgtctgtCAGTCAGCCTTCCTCCATCCTATTCCGATAACATTTTTAAAACACTCCTCAACCCTTCCTGCCAACTCAACCCCGGTCCTCCAGACCCATTGAACACCCCATCTCTCTCCATCGTCCTCTTCTCCCACACCGACCCATCTCCTCTGCGACCTCTTTCAACTTGCGTCGTGTTAAACCCTCTTGCTAATGCATCCCCCATCATTGCCGCTGCCGTCCCCGCGCCACCGCcactcctactactaccaccggcgccgccgtaaccaccaccaagaccaatCCCATCCCTCGCCAACCTCGCCACTTCCCCTACGGCACCCAGCGAGTCGCCAGCAGAGTACTTGGCCGCTAGCGCCAGCAGTCTGTCCACGATCTTGGGGAGGCGGATGCCCAGTTTAGCGAGTAAACCCGTCAGGGCGCCGCCGGTGATGAGTGGCATGATGGCAAGCATAAAGACTTTCATCGGGTGTCGCTGGGCGTAGTAGGCCAGGTCGCGGAGGAGACGCTTGAGTTTCTTCAGGAGCTTTTTGATGAGGCGAGGGCGGGGAGAGCGTTtgtagaaggaagaggaggaggaggatgatcgGCCTAGAGAGGGTGAGGGTTAGGGACTGATACTGGgcaaaaggaagaaagtggGGTGGGGGGATGAGAGAAGGTAGAACGTACGAAATTTGGCAAAAAAAGAACTTCGCCTGCCTGATGAGGAAAATGATTTAAAGAACGATGGCCGTTTGGGAGGCTTTTCCGGTCTGCCACCGTGACTGCTGCGCGGggtaccaccaccgccgccgccgccgagaggGTCAATCAGTCGGCTGCTGGTCCTtcgagaaagggaaaagtaGTCGCGTGGAGGTGCATCGTCGCCGTACATGTCTGAATCGACATGCCCATGCCCGCCACGGGACTTGGGAGTCTTGGGAAGTGAGCGCCGCGGGTTGTCAGAGTCGGAGTCGCTTCCGTAGCCCATACCGTcaaggtcgtcgtcgtcgccgaggaggagagaggctAAGAAGCCGACTAggcctcctgctcctccttctgctccttccCTCCCGTCAGGTCCTCCTCTCGATACTGCTGCCCTTTCATCCGCTCTATAACTCTCCCTGCTGTACATTTCCTGCCTGCGTCTTTTCCCGCTGCTGTCACTGGCatctggaggaggaaagggggcctttggtggtggtggtggtggccgctcccgctcccgttCACGATCCCTCTCCCGTTCTTGTTGACGTTCTAGTTCCCGCTCTCGTTCCCTGGATTCCCGTTCTCGTTCTCTCTCTCGTGTCTTGAGCTCCCGGTCTCGTTCCTTGGGTTCGATTGGTTCCTTACTTTGcctggaggatgaggaccgATGCGAAGGCTTTGGCCTTTTCGACTTTGATGAACGACTGGAGAACATGAAACCCTCCCCGAGGAGACCCATGTTGGCGGTTTGGGTTGGGTTTGCTTAGATGTATGTATATGTGGAACGACTTTTCTTGAGCGGACAGTATTGCACTTCCCTTTGATGTCAAATTATGAATACGAAAGCGTTGGTTGCGTTTGGTCTTCTTCAACCCGGTTGCTGGCAAAGGATTTGATGGTTCGAGAAAAAGGTAGGATTGCTTCCACGCAGGTCCGGGTCGTTTAGGTTACtggaagtggaggaggatcgGACCCTCTCCGACCAACAGGAGCGGCTTGACGCGTCTAGGGAAGGTAGGGCACAATTGTTGGGAGCTGAGTTCCCCCTTTCAGGAGCGCAAATCTGCACGGTGATTGACAGCTAACACAGACATATGTATCTGCTTCTTGAATTGCTGCCGTGGCACGTCTGGAAGTCGCTGTCACCACACTTTAAGACTCGATCTTGGGATGTATAAGTGAACGGTAGGATAGGGTAATGAAACACGGCGAGATTGGAGAGGGGATTGGTTCTCGAAACCTGTCATGCCTAGGACCAGCCCAAACAACAGTCCGACAAGCCAAAGTAGGTAGCCCTATCTCCAGCGGCGAACTTGATTCAACCGTTCTCACAGTCGTCTCTCACCGCTGAAAATTCATGAGGCTGGGGGCTCGTTGAGGTCTGCGACTGGATGCCAGGACTTGAGACTGGACTTGAACCGCAGGACCGTCTACCCCTGAAATTGTGACCCTTGTCACATTTGGAATCTCGGGCTCGGCACCCATGGCAACAACAGCCCTGGCAGAATGATTGCCTAATATTGGATAGAAATTGGCGAGTGGGGATTAGTGGTCACAACGAAGCGGGGGAGCCAGGGACGACCTTTTGGAGAAGCAAGCCATCGACTTTatcgtggaggaggaggttgttgttgctgttgttattGTGAGACTTGAAAAAATACACAGTAAGTCCGTCTTGGACTCAGGGTTTGATAGGTAATTGTTATTCGGCTGAAAGTAAGACGATCAGAGCTTGATAATGAACTGTGAAGGTCAAGGCAGTGTGTGAGATCACGGCGTTTTATCTGCTGTATCGCAAACTCTCGAAAAGACAAAATCGGAAGAACCAACTTACAGCTGAGCTCGCCTATGATGAGCGATGTCAACGAACTGAACTTCCCTTGCTGCAAACGGTGGGGTAGTTGGTACCTGACAAGCCACACGTGGCACGGGTACAAaccgtagaggtagagaggtacctagtacctgggctacctctacctacccgCCGTGACGCTTTATATCGCCGACGGAGTTTTTTTCCACTTGCACTCACGGCCTCCAGCTTGCAGAAAGTTCCATCGTTTCGTGATTTCCTAGCATCATACTGCCGCAATAGGTGTTATGTAACGTTGATAAATACATAGGTATACAGAGCCGACAGCACATGCATAGTTGCGTAGGTACGAGTTGACCATGTATGACTCCATCACCCACTGCAACAGGTCCTGCCTTGCAGGGGTAGGATGAAAGCGCGGGGCAATGGACCTTAGGCTTCGAACTTGTCCgaaagcttccacttctgtgTTGTCATCGCTTGGCTTCCACTCTCAATAATTCTTGCAACTTGCAACCCTGCGATCACCAACCCCCCACCATTCTACCCTTTCGCCATTTTCCAGAGTATTGATCAGTATGGTGTCGCCTGCAGTTGAAGTTAAGAGCCCAGCAGAATGGAGTTCTCTACTGGATGCCACGAAAATCGTTGTGGCACAATGTGAGTTCTACTCCTACGCCAGTCCTTCGAGAAAGCGATCCCCATGAATCGCATGCCCTGGTGATATACAACTTCGCCGCTGCTCACCATGTCATCACTTTCAACGTCTGGATACGGAAGCGTGGAGGCGCCTTTTCGCCATGCATTCGCGTTTCTTTTACGCACCCATCTCTCCCTGGCGGTACGCGGTTCGTCAAGAACAGCTTGTTAACATAGTTTTCTCCAGTTTACTCGCCTTCTAACACGGCCTCGCTGGAAGCGATCCACATTCTCGAACACCACTCCCAAGGCATCGAAGGACGCGGCACGGTCTTAGAGCTCGCAAAGGTCAACGTGGACGAGTTGAAGGCGATTAAGAATGCCTACAGCATCACGACCGTCCCGACGACTATGCTCTTCCAGAACGGCAAGGAAATCGACAAGGTTGCTGGTGACAATCCTAGGAGGCTAGCGCAACTGGTTGAGAAACTCAAACGCGCAGTTGATTCGGCGAAGACTGAACAGGCAAGCGGGAGCTCCAGCAGCTGGAAGGGTGCCGCACTTCCCCGCGGGTACGTGGATGTTACCGATCAGGTTGAGCTTAACCGGTCTGAGCTTTTGAATGTCGACACAGAGACCGGTGGCGTCCGAGTGCTTTTTTCGACCGAAAAGCCAAGTGCCCTGTCTGGTGGCAAAGGAACCGCGAAGGATTGGGTAGAAAGTGACACCGACGACCAACTGCTGCTTTTCATGCCCTTTCAGTCTATGCTCAAATTGCATACTCTTCAGGTTGGTCCCGCAACAGGTTCGACTAGACGACGGACAACGCAACTGACATGACCTAACCAGATTACCTCCTTGCCTCCcactgatgacgacgacgacgaattGCCCACGAGGCCGAAAACGATCAAGCTTTTTGTTAACAAGCCACACAATCTCGGGTTTGACGAAGCAGAAGATCTTCAAGCCACGCAAGATATCGAGCTGTCAGAGAGTGACTGGAACAAGGAAGGAACTGCTAGCGTTCCTCTGCGTTACGTCCGGTTCCAGAACATTAACAGCTTGGTTCTGTTTGTTGCCAATGGAGACGGGGATAGCGACAAGGTCAGGATTGATAGGCTGAGGCTCATTGGAGAGTCAGGAGCAACTAGGGATATGGGCAAACTGGAGAAGATCGGTGATCTCCCGGGCGagtagaagaggaagaggagtgtTGGTGTCGAGCTTCAGGCATTGAGCATTCAGATACCACTAATATCAGGCAGCAGGCGTTTTGATGGTGCCATAGAGAGCGAAGGTGCGCATTGCAAACCAACCAATTCCCATATCCAAAGTAGGAGTGCGTTCTTGAGAGATCCGTACATTATCAAGATGCTAGAGGCACAGTCTTGTAACTAGTCCTTGTACGCACAGCACCATGACTGAATGGACGGGTATTCAAACATCACGTAGGTGAAGGATATGTGTAATTTTACACAGTCGCGTTGACTACATCCTGCGATTGTAGCCCTTATGACGAATAATCAATACGGTGATACTAGTCCAGTCGCAGGGCTGGTCTCAAGACAATGCTCGCAGTCACCAAAGCAACCTCCAAACCAGTTACGCACAACAGTCAAAGAAAGTAGCCCCAGATAAAATGTCCGATctcttcatcaccatccaGCCCTAAGGGGTTGGTTCTCGATGGACTGACTGACGAGGAAATCGGCCTGCAATATGATTTATCTAGGCCACGACTGACGCGACGTTTTCACGGAATCTCCGAAAGGAGATGAAAACGAAGCAACACGGGTAATGTTTTGAATGAGTCGTGACCGCCGCacgaaggaaaaaaaaagagaaagagaggaggaaagggaattTCGGCTCGAGGTCATTATATTGAGAAAATTTAGTGGAGTATCCGAAACAGCTTAGTCACCCCGACAGGCCCACAATTTCGAGTTTTGAGGTGGGCTCAGCATGTCGTCGAGCCCCGAGGTATTGGCAGCTGGCAAAGCATTTGGCCAGTCACTTTTTCTGTCATGACAATGGTAGCGCCGACGTCGTAGCGTTTTGCGGTCAGCCAATGTCACCAGTCCAAGTCGACGGGACTTTCTAGTGTAGTGTTATCCTGGCAGAGGTGTAGAATCCCGCTTGACGCCGTTCCACGGTTCCAGACTCTGAGCACGAATCGACTACACGCTGCCAGCGCCGCTTCCAACCacactacctagaggtacctactttcAACACTGAAGCTTCGGTTGCTGCAGGATGCTGGCGGGAATCGGTTTCCTGGTGATGGTTTCTGTCTTGTGTGACccttcctcgacctcgagTCCTTGGTTCTTCACAGCCAGGCAAGCCTGACCAAGCAGAAACTGAAATCTCGATTGCTCCCATATGGGATTGTAGTATGTTACAACGCAAAACGACGGGCCACATTATCTCGGTTTCCATTACCCTTCTCCTCGCCTAGTGTCTTTAAAACTCTTCATATGGGGCTTTTCTCCGTAGAGAATGGCATGATTGCGCTCAACCATTCCAGCCTAACTTGTGTGGACGATGTGTTTGTTCGGCCCAGCATAACATCGTCTCTCGGCTAACACATATCGTCGCCCACGCCCGAGCCTCCAAGTTTCCGGTTTATATGAGCAAAATTTATGCGAGACAAGCATACGAGGATCCATGGGCGTGCCAGCGTTTGACCACCGTATAACCGTAATGACTGATCGTCGTCTTCCCCATCGACTCGTGTGCGTGGGGTGTGCGGTCTTCCAACAAAAGTCTCGAGTCTGACAGACTTTGTCATCGCGGAACTCAAGCCAGCTACGAGCTGACCCATGGATCCTGGTGTTCCCCTTCGGATGTCCTACCAACCATAATAATGTCCACACAGTATTGGATATTGCCTACAGCGCAGAGAAAAAGAGGCGTTCATATCGGAATTGACGCATGCTATACGATATTTCGAATACACAATGGCATATCCGCCGCAACTAGTTCCTACGCCTCGTCGGTTTTTACTCAATCAGATACCCCAGTCCGAAATCAGCACTAACAACTGTGCCAGCTGGCATCTTTTCGGCTAGGTTCTGTaacttgcttttttttttcagaaAGTTCAGTATGGATGTCTACTTTGAAGTCATCCGAAACCTGCGCAATGACAAGGTAAAAGTCAGTTGCTAGACTACTGAGCTACAAGCTCTAGCAGCCAACTTGAGGTAAACCCCCGCTTCCCTCTACCTACGTCGTCTCGTCGATACACTACGCAGGCATCCGGTCCAGCCGCTTGACCCTACCCCTCGGTTCCAACACTATCGCGTAAACTGCAACTCTGTTTCGACGGCACGTTGCCATGGCCCCAAGATCGGTAAGCCTGGATACTACAATCTAACACTGGTTTGTTTGCTGGCTTGGTATTCCAAGTCTATTGGACGAAATCCAAACCGCTTTGTCCCAAAGCTTACCAGGATAAAATCAAAGGTCAGGTACAGCCAACAACACAATCCAAGATGGCATTTTCAAGTTTCACAAATACCATATTCAAACGCTAGTTCACGCCTTGGTCATGAAATGAAACGGACTAACCAGATATGATAAGTCCTTGGGGAGCTGGCTCGGggg includes the following:
- a CDS encoding thioredoxin, with translation MVSPAVEVKSPAEWSSLLDATKIVVAQFYSPSNTASLEAIHILEHHSQGIEGRGTVLELAKVNVDELKAIKNAYSITTVPTTMLFQNGKEIDKVAGDNPRRLAQLVEKLKRAVDSAKTEQASGSSSSWKGAALPRGYVDVTDQVELNRSELLNVDTETGGVRVLFSTEKPSALSGGKGTAKDWVESDTDDQLLLFMPFQSMLKLHTLQITSLPPTDDDDDELPTRPKTIKLFVNKPHNLGFDEAEDLQATQDIELSESDWNKEGTASVPLRYVRFQNINSLVLFVANGDGDSDKVRIDRLRLIGESGATRDMGKLEKIGDLPGE